A window of the Bombus huntii isolate Logan2020A chromosome 8, iyBomHunt1.1, whole genome shotgun sequence genome harbors these coding sequences:
- the LOC126868626 gene encoding zinc finger MYM-type protein 3 isoform X1, with the protein MDSNIDMELSTNQTQKDSDTENETKTKDMNESNRRTDITTNEEQRPVISKEDENVVDENEGNNKIKKKKINMVDEIEKNLSDENSKSIQLSTTTSCQENLSTTKSCQQNVSGEGNLIVKELSLQESNTSTVVTDCNDTHSLTLHESTTKNVSQEKGSIELMISNTIDKDDIDKLSDNVNVVECTKSKKCLGNISEEVENVNIDGSCDLHLVEKEIVENVLEDSQINKQFSVSEKNNPDNKKTDPMETSESNDRNVTEKNIIEPENTEFVQFSQEKHGDAQIESQSMDAEDPFGGDSLTTENIESMETDDLTETNIGFPKLCSQTDNLPVIVNNEESSFSNNKNKKDNNNGASKDSSIDILHSPNVRLDLQDTSKTGNENSVQSECNEDLHINSTEKCDNQTKKSVDEITPMDTEEEQSNVLPGQDDELCIIPDSMKVIIPEQTEKSNSSNKESIHKDNHKQNEIKQTCENSGPNNDENKDLHQGLKEQNTTSESIVTHAKNIRTETDSTNKITDITTDVINIDEESKNSEIEEITTKEICKQCNEEKSCKIKVKIGFDTYNVCSKTCKALFKVANNKAMDIPSDGVNSKREKRCANCLLIVEPNDERNLSWETMEFCNEECLGKFQTKYGSYCRNCNGSVQAVSLGKYCVRFGYDVRQFCCSTCLEEFKKGLKVCSYCQKDISSSAEGFLAPVGEKGQFKDFCTQDCMEKYSKMSSVEPPNIEKKCCSVCQEEKIVHCEVQIDRSDPVAICSEPCFAAFKFVKKVDPDQCSTCKKFFELPNKKSSVVFYENEAHTFCSKTCLNVFIITNRKIVPCNWCKVKKYNFDMIKKELKTCQVMMMCSLNCLTLYQVSINAVSAKRINCDFCKEFSQAQYHLTMSDATIRNFCSYHCVMNFQAQYTKSPITIPTGDDPVPTGMPKRTLPQRNTNSNNQKVNDIQNKKNMPVISSVTSLATIGNGQSSPTTQQNSVNNMLVPSVAISQNQTQQVIYKQHIITRPPSPIQIHNKTTQCKPVMHTKGVSVRPHPCTKASQTDGIHQTVIPIPVPIYVPFPMHMYTMPFPVPLPFPLPIPVPIFIPTTRNSAKGIFKEIKRIQEKIPADPFEAELLMMAEMVATEKKANETDSDSTDDRDEDTGDRDHSHSGVFSPEGVDSSNTFGDDMLQMALKMATGELDEPAVDLEAALTPNTITATQAPTQSDTTIENDVQSERLIVPSRGRKRMVPYKPRSTPNKRGRRVSSTNDMPLMPPPEPQPPPQPRIIEPIEKPDANMALKYTFGVNAWRQWVVTKNAELEKQSTPIRKMKLFKTDLLQLTADELNYSLCLFVKEVKKPNGAEYAPDTIYYLCLGIQQYLFENNRIDNIFTDSYYERFTDCLNEVAKKFSVLYNDAQYIVTRVEEEHLWECKQLGAHSPHVLLNTLMFFNTKHFNLVTVEEHMQLSFSHIMKHWKRNPAAQLTTGAGKVPGSRNVLLRFYPPQSALEGNSRKKKVYEQQENEENPLRCPVKLYEFYLSKCPESVKTRNDVFYLLPERSCVPDSPVWYSTSPLAKEHLIKMLYRIKMVKEINVALLTS; encoded by the exons atGGATTCTAATATTGATATGGAATTATCAACTAATCAAACTCAAAAGGATTCAGATacagaaaatgaaacaaaaactAAAGATATGAATGAATCTAATAGAAGAACAGATATTACTACAAATGAAGAACAGAGACCAGTAATCTcaaaagaagatgaaaatgttGTTGATGAAAATGAAGGtaataataagattaaaaaaaaaaaaataaatatggtagatgaaatagaaaaaaatttatctGATGAAAATTCAAAAAGTATTCAATTATCAACCACTACATCATGTCAAGAGAATTTATCAACTACTAAGTCATGTCAACAAAATGTTTCTGGAGAAGGTAACTTAATAGTAAAGGAATTATCTTTACAAGAAAGTAATACAAGTACTGTGGTTACGGACTGTAATGATACACATTCATTGACTTTACATGAAAGTACTACAAAAAATGTTTCACAGGAAAAAGGTTCAATAGAATTAATGATATCCAATACTATTGACAAAGATGACATAGATAAATTATCAGATAACGTCAATGTAGTAGAATGTACAAAATCTAAAAAATGTTTAGGAAATATATCAGAAGAAGTGGAAAATGTCAATATAGATGGTTCATGTGACTTGCACTtagtagaaaaagaaattgttgaaaatgttTTAGAAGATTCTCaaataaacaaacaattttCAGTTAGTGAAAAAAATAATCCAGATAATAAAAAGACTGACCCAATGGAGACATCAGAGAGTAATGATAGAAATGTGACAGAAAAAAACATTATAGAACCAGAAAATACTGAATTTGTGCAGTTTTCTCAAGAGAAACACGGAGATGCACAAATTGAAAGTCAATCTATGGATGCTGAAGATCCTTTTGGTGGAGATAGTCTTACGACAGAAAATATTGAATCTATGGAGACTGACGATCTTACTGAAACTAATATAGGATTTCCTAAATTGTGCAGTCAAACTGATAATTTACCAGTTATTGTAAATAACGAGGAAAGCAgttttagtaataataaaaataaaaaggataaCAATAATGGAGCAAGTAAAGATAGTTCCATTGATATTTTACATTCTCCAAATGTTAGATTGGATTTACAAGATACTAGTAAAACTGGTAATGAAAATTCAGTTCAATCAGAATGCAATGAAGATCTACATATAAATTCCACTGAAAAGTGTGATAATCAAACAAAGAAATCTGTCGATGAAATAACACCAATGGATACTGAAGAAGAACAATCTAATGTTTTACCAGGACAGGATGATGAGTTATGTATTATCCCAGATAGTATGAAAGTCATAATTCCTGAGCAAACAGAAAAATCAAACTCTAGTAATAAAGAATCAATACATAAAGATAACCataaacaaaatgaaattaagcAAACATGTGAAAACTCCGGACCAAATAATGATGAAAACAAAGACTTACATCAAGGCCTGAAGGAACAAAATACCACAAGTGAATCCATTGTAACACATGCAAAAAATATCAGAACAGAAACAGATTCAACTAATAAAATCACAGATATTACTACAgatgttattaatattgatgAAGAGTCAAAAAATTCCGAAATTGAAGAAATCACAACTAAAGAAATTTGTAAACAATGTAACGAAGAAAAATCATGtaaaattaaagtaaaaattGGTTTTGATACTTACAATGTATGTTCGAAAACCTGTAAAGCATTATTCAAAGTTGCTAATAATAAAGCGATGGATATACCAAGTGATGGAGTTAATTCTAAGAGAGAGAAACGTTGTGCAAACTGTTTGCTAATTGTTGAACCTAATGATGAACGTAATCTTTCTTGGGAAACAATGGAGTTCTGTAATGAGGAGTGTCTAGgcaaatttcaaacaaaatatGGAAGTTATTGCAGAAATTGCAATGGTTCAGTACAAGCAGTAAGTTTAGGAAAATATTGTGTACGATTTGGTTATGATGTTAGACAATTTTGTTGTTCCACATGTTTGGAAGAATTCAAAAAGGGCCTAAAAGTATGCAGTTATTGTCAAAAAGATATAAGCTCTAGTGCAGAAGGTTTTCTTGCACCAGTTGGTGAAAAAGGACAATTTAAGGATTTTTGTACTCAAGATTGtatggaaaaatattcaaaaatgaGCTCTGTTGAACCTCCaaacatagaaaaaaaatGCTGCAGCGTTTGCCAAGAA GAAAAAATTGTTCATTGTGAGGTTCAAATAGACAGATCTGATCCAGTAGCTATATGTAGTGAACCATGTTTTGCAGCATTCAAATTTGTGAAAAAGGTTGATCCTGACCAGTGTTCTACCTGCAAAAAATTTTTTGAGTTACCTAACAAAAAAAGTTCTGTTGTGTTTTATGAGAATGAAGCTCATACATTTTGTTCtaaaacttgtttaaatgtatttattattaccaatAGGAAAATTGTTCCTTGTAATTGGTGcaaagtaaaaaaatataattttgacaTGATTAAAAAGGAACTAAAAACATGTCAAGTAATGATGATGTGCAGTTTAAATTGCTTAACATTATATCAG GTTTCTATCAACGCAGTTTCAGCAAAACGAATAAACTGTGACTTTTGTAAAGAATTTTCGCAAGCACAATATCATTTAACAATGTCAGATGCAACAATACGAAATTTTTGTTCTTATCATTGTGTAATGAATTTTCAAGCTCAGTATACCAAATCTCCGATTACGATACCAACTGGCGATGATCCTGTACCTACTGGCATGCCCAAAAGAACGTTACCTCAGAGAAACACAAATTCCAATAATCAAAAAGTTAATGatatacaaaacaaaaagaaTATGCCTGTAATTTCTTCTGTGACAAGTTTAGCCACAATTGGAAATGGTCAATCCAGTCCAACAACTCAACAAAACAGTGTAAATAACATGTTAGTACCTTCAGTTGCTATCAGCCAAAATCAAACACAGCAAGTAATTTATAAacaacatattataacaagaCCACCAAGTCCAATCCAAATTCACAATAAAACAACTCAGTGTAAACCTGTGATGCACACAAAAGGAGTTTCAGTACGTCCACATCCTTGCACAAAAGCTTCACAAACAGATGGGATTCACCAAACAGTTATACCGATACCAGTTCCAATTTATGTTCCATTTCCAATGCATATGTATACTATGCCTTTTCCAGTTCCATTACCTTTTCCATTACCAATTCCTGTTCCTATCTTTATACCTACAACAAGAAATAGTGCTAAgggaatatttaaagaaatcaaAAGAATACAGGAAAAAATACCAGCAGATCCTTTTGAAGCTGAACTTCTTATGATGGCAGAAATGGTTGCGACAGAGAAAAAAGCTAATGAGACTGACTCGGATTCTACAGATGATAG AGATGAAGATACTGGTGACCGTGATCATTCACATAGTGGAGTTTTCAGTCCAGAAGGTGTTGATTCTAGTAATACATTTGGCGATGACATGTTACAAATGGCTTTGAAAATGGCAACTGGAGAATTGGATGAGCCAGCTGTTGACTTAGAAGCTGCTTTAACTCCAAATACTATTACTGCTACACAAGCACCGACACAATCTGACACAACTATAGAAAATGATG tTCAATCGGAACGGCTTATTGTTCCCTCTCGGGGAAGGAAACGAATGGTTCCATATAAACCACGATCTACGCCAAATAAACGAGGAAGGCGCGTATCTAGCACAAATGATATGCCTTTGATGCCACCCCCGGAACCTCAACCTCCACCTCAACCGAGAATAATAGAACCCATAGAAAAACCAGATGCCAATATGGCTCTCAAATATACTTTTGGAGTAAATGCTTGGAGACAATGG gTAGTTACAAAAAATGCTGAATTAGAAAAACAAAGTACACCaattagaaaaatgaaattatttaaaacagatctttTGCAACTCACAGCTGAcgaattaaattattcattatgCCTTTTCGTGAAAGAAGTTAAAAAACCAAATGGAGCAGAATATGCTCCTGATACAATATATTATCTCTGTTTAG gAATTCAACagtatttatttgaaaataatagaatagaCAATATTTTCACAGATTCATATTACGAAAGATTTACTGATTGTTTAAATGAAGTTGCAAAGAAATTTTCTGTTCTTTATAATGATGCAC AATATATTGTAACAAGAGTTGAAGAAGAACATTTATGGGAATGTAAGCAATTAGGTGCTCATTCTCCTCATGTCCTTTTAAATACTCTAATGTTCTTTAACACTAAACATTTTAATCTTGTA ACAGTAGAAGAACATATGCAATTATCATTTTCTCACATCATGAAACATTGGAAACGTAATCCAGCTGCACAACTTACTACAGGAGCAGGAAAAGTTCCAGGTTCCAGAAACgttcttcttcgtttctatCCACCACAATCAGCAT
- the LOC126868626 gene encoding zinc finger MYM-type protein 3 isoform X2, producing MDSNIDMELSTNQTQKDSDTENETKTKDMNESNRRTDITTNEEQRPVISKEDENVVDENEGNNKIKKKKINMVDEIEKNLSDENSKSIQLSTTTSCQENLSTTKSCQQNVSGEGNLIVKELSLQESNTSTVVTDCNDTHSLTLHESTTKNVSQEKGSIELMISNTIDKDDIDKLSDNVNVVECTKSKKCLGNISEEVENVNIDGSCDLHLVEKEIVENVLEDSQINKQFSVSEKNNPDNKKTDPMETSESNDRNVTEKNIIEPENTEFVQFSQEKHGDAQIESQSMDAEDPFGGDSLTTENIESMETDDLTETNIGFPKLCSQTDNLPVIVNNEESSFSNNKNKKDNNNGASKDSSIDILHSPNVRLDLQDTSKTGNENSVQSECNEDLHINSTEKCDNQTKKSVDEITPMDTEEEQSNVLPGQDDELCIIPDSMKVIIPEQTEKSNSSNKESIHKDNHKQNEIKQTCENSGPNNDENKDLHQGLKEQNTTSESIVTHAKNIRTETDSTNKITDITTDVINIDEESKNSEIEEITTKEICKQCNEEKSCKIKVKIGFDTYNVCSKTCKALFKVANNKAMDIPSDGVNSKREKRCANCLLIVEPNDERNLSWETMEFCNEECLGKFQTKYGSYCRNCNGSVQAVSLGKYCVRFGYDVRQFCCSTCLEEFKKGLKVCSYCQKDISSSAEGFLAPVGEKGQFKDFCTQDCMEKYSKMSSVEPPNIEKKCCSVCQEEKIVHCEVQIDRSDPVAICSEPCFAAFKFVKKVDPDQCSTCKKFFELPNKKSSVVFYENEAHTFCSKTCLNVFIITNRKIVPCNWCKVKKYNFDMIKKELKTCQVMMMCSLNCLTLYQVSINAVSAKRINCDFCKEFSQAQYHLTMSDATIRNFCSYHCVMNFQAQYTKSPITIPTGDDPVPTGMPKRTLPQRNTNSNNQKVNDIQNKKNMPVISSVTSLATIGNGQSSPTTQQNSVNNMLVPSVAISQNQTQQVIYKQHIITRPPSPIQIHNKTTQCKPVMHTKGVSVRPHPCTKASQTDGIHQTVIPIPVPIYVPFPMHMYTMPFPVPLPFPLPIPVPIFIPTTRNSAKGIFKEIKRIQEKIPADPFEAELLMMAEMVATEKKANETDSDSTDDRDEDTGDRDHSHSGVFSPEGVDSSNTFGDDMLQMALKMATGELDEPAVDLEAALTPNTITATQAPTQSDTTIENDVQSERLIVPSRGRKRMVPYKPRSTPNKRGRRVSSTNDMPLMPPPEPQPPPQPRIIEPIEKPDANMALKYTFGVNAWRQWVVTKNAELEKQSTPIRKMKLFKTDLLQLTADELNYSLCLFVKEVKKPNGAEYAPDTIYYLCLGIQQYLFENNRIDNIFTDSYYERFTDCLNEVAKKFSVLYNDAQYIVTRVEEEHLWECKQLGAHSPHVLLNTLMFFNTKHFNLVTVEEHMQLSFSHIMKHWKRNPAAQLTTGAGKVPGSRNVLLRFYPPQSALGNSRKKKVYEQQENEENPLRCPVKLYEFYLSKCPESVKTRNDVFYLLPERSCVPDSPVWYSTSPLAKEHLIKMLYRIKMVKEINVALLTS from the exons atGGATTCTAATATTGATATGGAATTATCAACTAATCAAACTCAAAAGGATTCAGATacagaaaatgaaacaaaaactAAAGATATGAATGAATCTAATAGAAGAACAGATATTACTACAAATGAAGAACAGAGACCAGTAATCTcaaaagaagatgaaaatgttGTTGATGAAAATGAAGGtaataataagattaaaaaaaaaaaaataaatatggtagatgaaatagaaaaaaatttatctGATGAAAATTCAAAAAGTATTCAATTATCAACCACTACATCATGTCAAGAGAATTTATCAACTACTAAGTCATGTCAACAAAATGTTTCTGGAGAAGGTAACTTAATAGTAAAGGAATTATCTTTACAAGAAAGTAATACAAGTACTGTGGTTACGGACTGTAATGATACACATTCATTGACTTTACATGAAAGTACTACAAAAAATGTTTCACAGGAAAAAGGTTCAATAGAATTAATGATATCCAATACTATTGACAAAGATGACATAGATAAATTATCAGATAACGTCAATGTAGTAGAATGTACAAAATCTAAAAAATGTTTAGGAAATATATCAGAAGAAGTGGAAAATGTCAATATAGATGGTTCATGTGACTTGCACTtagtagaaaaagaaattgttgaaaatgttTTAGAAGATTCTCaaataaacaaacaattttCAGTTAGTGAAAAAAATAATCCAGATAATAAAAAGACTGACCCAATGGAGACATCAGAGAGTAATGATAGAAATGTGACAGAAAAAAACATTATAGAACCAGAAAATACTGAATTTGTGCAGTTTTCTCAAGAGAAACACGGAGATGCACAAATTGAAAGTCAATCTATGGATGCTGAAGATCCTTTTGGTGGAGATAGTCTTACGACAGAAAATATTGAATCTATGGAGACTGACGATCTTACTGAAACTAATATAGGATTTCCTAAATTGTGCAGTCAAACTGATAATTTACCAGTTATTGTAAATAACGAGGAAAGCAgttttagtaataataaaaataaaaaggataaCAATAATGGAGCAAGTAAAGATAGTTCCATTGATATTTTACATTCTCCAAATGTTAGATTGGATTTACAAGATACTAGTAAAACTGGTAATGAAAATTCAGTTCAATCAGAATGCAATGAAGATCTACATATAAATTCCACTGAAAAGTGTGATAATCAAACAAAGAAATCTGTCGATGAAATAACACCAATGGATACTGAAGAAGAACAATCTAATGTTTTACCAGGACAGGATGATGAGTTATGTATTATCCCAGATAGTATGAAAGTCATAATTCCTGAGCAAACAGAAAAATCAAACTCTAGTAATAAAGAATCAATACATAAAGATAACCataaacaaaatgaaattaagcAAACATGTGAAAACTCCGGACCAAATAATGATGAAAACAAAGACTTACATCAAGGCCTGAAGGAACAAAATACCACAAGTGAATCCATTGTAACACATGCAAAAAATATCAGAACAGAAACAGATTCAACTAATAAAATCACAGATATTACTACAgatgttattaatattgatgAAGAGTCAAAAAATTCCGAAATTGAAGAAATCACAACTAAAGAAATTTGTAAACAATGTAACGAAGAAAAATCATGtaaaattaaagtaaaaattGGTTTTGATACTTACAATGTATGTTCGAAAACCTGTAAAGCATTATTCAAAGTTGCTAATAATAAAGCGATGGATATACCAAGTGATGGAGTTAATTCTAAGAGAGAGAAACGTTGTGCAAACTGTTTGCTAATTGTTGAACCTAATGATGAACGTAATCTTTCTTGGGAAACAATGGAGTTCTGTAATGAGGAGTGTCTAGgcaaatttcaaacaaaatatGGAAGTTATTGCAGAAATTGCAATGGTTCAGTACAAGCAGTAAGTTTAGGAAAATATTGTGTACGATTTGGTTATGATGTTAGACAATTTTGTTGTTCCACATGTTTGGAAGAATTCAAAAAGGGCCTAAAAGTATGCAGTTATTGTCAAAAAGATATAAGCTCTAGTGCAGAAGGTTTTCTTGCACCAGTTGGTGAAAAAGGACAATTTAAGGATTTTTGTACTCAAGATTGtatggaaaaatattcaaaaatgaGCTCTGTTGAACCTCCaaacatagaaaaaaaatGCTGCAGCGTTTGCCAAGAA GAAAAAATTGTTCATTGTGAGGTTCAAATAGACAGATCTGATCCAGTAGCTATATGTAGTGAACCATGTTTTGCAGCATTCAAATTTGTGAAAAAGGTTGATCCTGACCAGTGTTCTACCTGCAAAAAATTTTTTGAGTTACCTAACAAAAAAAGTTCTGTTGTGTTTTATGAGAATGAAGCTCATACATTTTGTTCtaaaacttgtttaaatgtatttattattaccaatAGGAAAATTGTTCCTTGTAATTGGTGcaaagtaaaaaaatataattttgacaTGATTAAAAAGGAACTAAAAACATGTCAAGTAATGATGATGTGCAGTTTAAATTGCTTAACATTATATCAG GTTTCTATCAACGCAGTTTCAGCAAAACGAATAAACTGTGACTTTTGTAAAGAATTTTCGCAAGCACAATATCATTTAACAATGTCAGATGCAACAATACGAAATTTTTGTTCTTATCATTGTGTAATGAATTTTCAAGCTCAGTATACCAAATCTCCGATTACGATACCAACTGGCGATGATCCTGTACCTACTGGCATGCCCAAAAGAACGTTACCTCAGAGAAACACAAATTCCAATAATCAAAAAGTTAATGatatacaaaacaaaaagaaTATGCCTGTAATTTCTTCTGTGACAAGTTTAGCCACAATTGGAAATGGTCAATCCAGTCCAACAACTCAACAAAACAGTGTAAATAACATGTTAGTACCTTCAGTTGCTATCAGCCAAAATCAAACACAGCAAGTAATTTATAAacaacatattataacaagaCCACCAAGTCCAATCCAAATTCACAATAAAACAACTCAGTGTAAACCTGTGATGCACACAAAAGGAGTTTCAGTACGTCCACATCCTTGCACAAAAGCTTCACAAACAGATGGGATTCACCAAACAGTTATACCGATACCAGTTCCAATTTATGTTCCATTTCCAATGCATATGTATACTATGCCTTTTCCAGTTCCATTACCTTTTCCATTACCAATTCCTGTTCCTATCTTTATACCTACAACAAGAAATAGTGCTAAgggaatatttaaagaaatcaaAAGAATACAGGAAAAAATACCAGCAGATCCTTTTGAAGCTGAACTTCTTATGATGGCAGAAATGGTTGCGACAGAGAAAAAAGCTAATGAGACTGACTCGGATTCTACAGATGATAG AGATGAAGATACTGGTGACCGTGATCATTCACATAGTGGAGTTTTCAGTCCAGAAGGTGTTGATTCTAGTAATACATTTGGCGATGACATGTTACAAATGGCTTTGAAAATGGCAACTGGAGAATTGGATGAGCCAGCTGTTGACTTAGAAGCTGCTTTAACTCCAAATACTATTACTGCTACACAAGCACCGACACAATCTGACACAACTATAGAAAATGATG tTCAATCGGAACGGCTTATTGTTCCCTCTCGGGGAAGGAAACGAATGGTTCCATATAAACCACGATCTACGCCAAATAAACGAGGAAGGCGCGTATCTAGCACAAATGATATGCCTTTGATGCCACCCCCGGAACCTCAACCTCCACCTCAACCGAGAATAATAGAACCCATAGAAAAACCAGATGCCAATATGGCTCTCAAATATACTTTTGGAGTAAATGCTTGGAGACAATGG gTAGTTACAAAAAATGCTGAATTAGAAAAACAAAGTACACCaattagaaaaatgaaattatttaaaacagatctttTGCAACTCACAGCTGAcgaattaaattattcattatgCCTTTTCGTGAAAGAAGTTAAAAAACCAAATGGAGCAGAATATGCTCCTGATACAATATATTATCTCTGTTTAG gAATTCAACagtatttatttgaaaataatagaatagaCAATATTTTCACAGATTCATATTACGAAAGATTTACTGATTGTTTAAATGAAGTTGCAAAGAAATTTTCTGTTCTTTATAATGATGCAC AATATATTGTAACAAGAGTTGAAGAAGAACATTTATGGGAATGTAAGCAATTAGGTGCTCATTCTCCTCATGTCCTTTTAAATACTCTAATGTTCTTTAACACTAAACATTTTAATCTTGTA ACAGTAGAAGAACATATGCAATTATCATTTTCTCACATCATGAAACATTGGAAACGTAATCCAGCTGCACAACTTACTACAGGAGCAGGAAAAGTTCCAGGTTCCAGAAACgttcttcttcgtttctatCCACCACAATCAGCAT